GGACGCCAATGGAGACAGACTTCATCATCCCAATTGATAGGCCTCTCTGTTAAACGAACCTGATTTGTTACCGTGGATAAGATTTTTTTGCCTGACTTAAGCTCGACATGGTAAATAGATACATCTCCAAGATAAGCAATTTCTGTTACCACCCCTTTACAGCAATTTCTTTCTTTTTGAACAAGCTCTTTGGTGATCATAACTTTTTCAGGTCTTATGGCCACAGCAACTTGCGCTCCAACAGGTGCCGAAGATGAATGGGTAACATACAAATCACAACCAGCTTCTTCAGATTTGATAGAGACATGATCAGGTTCATCTTCAGTAACAAATCCCTCAAAAATATTCATCTCTCCAATAAAATCAGCAACAAAACGCGAACTTGGATACTCATAAATTTCTGTAGGAGAGCCAATTTGGCGTATACGTCCCTCTTCCATCACCCCAATGCGTGTCGACATTGTCATGGCTTCTTCTTGATCATGAGTAACCATAACGAAAGTAACACCTAATGTTTCTTGAATGTTAACAAGTTCGAACTGGGTTTGTTCCCGCAATTTTCGATCAAGAGCCCCTAATGG
This genomic window from Candidatus Paracaedimonas acanthamoebae contains:
- the potA gene encoding polyamine ABC transporter ATP-binding protein, which translates into the protein MAIADRPSTKFEPWKDPQARPIIDIVHVSKTFAGFPAVNNISLQIFPGEFFSLLGASGCGKTTLLRLLAGFEIPTSGKIFIDGVNMTNVEPYNRPVNMMFQSYALFPHMTVEQNIAFGLKQQKMPESDIKERVISMLDLVHLRKYARRKPQQLSGGQRQRVALARSLAKQPRVLLLDEPLGALDRKLREQTQFELVNIQETLGVTFVMVTHDQEEAMTMSTRIGVMEEGRIRQIGSPTEIYEYPSSRFVADFIGEMNIFEGFVTEDEPDHVSIKSEEAGCDLYVTHSSSAPVGAQVAVAIRPEKVMITKELVQKERNCCKGVVTEIAYLGDVSIYHVELKSGKKILSTVTNQVRLTERPINWDDEVCLHWRPESGVVLTS